In Rhizobium sp. BT04, the following proteins share a genomic window:
- a CDS encoding NUDIX hydrolase, which produces MTDLNSFKQKIETYALKASSQQNERDYQNAVRTIDLLTSVREPFGRDPNFSHITASAWVMNESRSALILTHHKKLDTWLQVGGHCDGDPCPERVALKEANEETGLKSIRQMSTEPVDIDIHLVPANAKEPAHYHYDVRYILLADENEPLGMSDESNDLRWVRFSELDLFTNRPSVLIAREKRGL; this is translated from the coding sequence GTGACGGATCTAAACTCCTTCAAACAAAAGATCGAAACATACGCCCTGAAGGCCTCCTCGCAGCAGAACGAGAGAGATTATCAAAACGCAGTTCGGACGATTGACCTGCTCACATCTGTCCGAGAGCCGTTTGGCCGCGATCCAAATTTTTCCCATATAACAGCCTCTGCGTGGGTAATGAATGAGTCGCGCAGCGCATTGATACTAACCCACCACAAGAAGCTAGATACTTGGCTACAGGTAGGCGGGCATTGTGACGGCGACCCATGCCCCGAAAGAGTCGCCTTGAAGGAAGCGAACGAGGAAACTGGCCTGAAATCAATTCGGCAGATGTCCACCGAGCCTGTCGATATTGATATCCACCTCGTTCCGGCGAATGCCAAAGAGCCAGCGCACTACCATTACGACGTTCGTTACATCTTATTAGCAGATGAAAACGAGCCTCTCGGTATGTCAGATGAGTCGAACGATTTGAGATGGGTCCGGTTTTCCGAGCTAGATCTATTCACCAATAGGCCCTCGGTATTGATCGCTAGGGAAAAGCGAGGCTTATGA
- a CDS encoding Gfo/Idh/MocA family protein has protein sequence MTMDGIISSPIDSVTSEFVKVGIVGLGAQGRDVLLPTLQSLKEVRIDAICDRDPQLRKEVSGQASISKAYANIEEILQDDDLDCLVVACPPDRHYEIAIAALEAQKPVFIEKPPATNLGDLRHLVELSEKLNIVNGVGMNFRFATAIQKIKQLIDTNAYGTPATINIKHLAGFPRQPMWGVSSLEALLFAQTIHPVDLAIYLAGQPAHFKSRIAENDGKITIFSHIGFESGTECTVITGNAAEKFYWGLEVITNQGAIIECRQLWEVNVWTPSHREDFPSRESWRNTWTAGPLDRGFSRVGYRGELSIFLDCVRTKKRFTPSFSDLIPTYGILSDIAAQEIQRD, from the coding sequence ATGACGATGGACGGAATAATTTCTTCGCCTATAGATAGCGTAACTTCTGAGTTTGTGAAGGTAGGAATTGTCGGCCTTGGAGCCCAAGGACGCGACGTGCTGTTACCGACTCTGCAGTCTCTTAAAGAGGTAAGGATCGATGCAATTTGCGATCGCGATCCTCAACTAAGAAAGGAGGTCTCGGGTCAAGCTTCGATCTCCAAAGCATACGCCAACATTGAAGAGATCCTCCAAGATGACGACCTGGATTGTTTAGTGGTCGCGTGCCCGCCGGATCGACACTACGAAATTGCGATTGCGGCCCTAGAGGCCCAAAAGCCAGTCTTCATCGAGAAACCTCCCGCGACCAATTTAGGCGACCTAAGGCATCTGGTTGAACTGAGTGAAAAACTAAACATCGTGAATGGTGTTGGTATGAACTTCCGGTTTGCCACTGCCATTCAAAAAATAAAACAGCTAATCGACACCAACGCCTATGGCACCCCCGCGACAATAAACATCAAACATCTTGCAGGATTCCCAAGGCAGCCGATGTGGGGCGTCAGCTCACTTGAAGCATTGCTGTTTGCGCAAACTATTCACCCTGTAGACTTGGCGATATATTTGGCCGGACAACCGGCACACTTTAAATCTCGGATCGCTGAGAACGACGGCAAGATTACGATCTTCTCCCACATTGGATTCGAGAGCGGCACTGAATGCACCGTGATCACAGGTAATGCTGCTGAAAAATTCTATTGGGGCCTTGAGGTAATAACCAACCAAGGTGCGATTATTGAGTGTCGGCAGTTATGGGAGGTCAACGTTTGGACACCTAGCCACCGCGAAGATTTTCCTTCGCGTGAGTCATGGCGCAACACTTGGACTGCCGGTCCTTTAGATAGAGGCTTCAGCCGAGTCGGCTATCGCGGGGAGCTTTCGATTTTCCTCGACTGCGTCCGAACAAAGAAACGTTTCACGCCGAGTTTTTCGGATCTCATCCCTACTTACGGAATCTTGTCAGATATTGCCGCACAGGAGATTCAACGTGATTGA
- a CDS encoding glycosyltransferase, with protein MIDFSIVVPAYNEEAYIAKTLVALRQSIQLVPKNEASAEIVVVDHSSTDNTAREANLADTILNLPRGGSIGSVRNFGAKGSKGKMIVFVDADTIVPENFFATLVAFAEAGVVGGAVRGFYEPKSWLIQQYARFWDWYAARSSRPMTQGVCQYIRREEFEAIGGYDEGLWFAEDTDFYWRLHDHAQEHGKLLGIPTDVFVFPSSRRMDKWPAWKMIFWTNPYMSKFRLKSARHWQNWYGRGTVR; from the coding sequence ATGATTGATTTCTCGATAGTGGTTCCTGCATACAACGAAGAGGCGTATATTGCCAAGACCCTGGTAGCGTTGCGACAAAGCATCCAGCTCGTGCCTAAAAATGAGGCAAGTGCGGAGATCGTCGTGGTCGATCATAGCAGCACTGACAACACCGCCCGCGAAGCGAACTTGGCTGATACCATTCTGAACCTGCCGCGAGGGGGAAGCATTGGCTCCGTGCGCAATTTTGGTGCAAAGGGGTCGAAGGGTAAAATGATCGTCTTTGTCGACGCCGACACGATCGTTCCCGAGAACTTTTTCGCGACCTTAGTTGCCTTCGCTGAGGCGGGAGTCGTTGGCGGCGCTGTGCGAGGCTTTTACGAGCCAAAAAGCTGGCTAATTCAACAATATGCGAGATTTTGGGACTGGTATGCTGCTCGATCCAGTAGGCCGATGACGCAGGGTGTTTGCCAGTACATTCGCCGTGAAGAGTTTGAGGCAATCGGCGGATATGATGAGGGTTTGTGGTTTGCAGAGGACACGGATTTTTATTGGCGTCTACATGATCATGCGCAGGAACATGGGAAACTTTTGGGTATTCCAACCGACGTTTTTGTCTTTCCCTCTAGCCGGAGAATGGACAAATGGCCTGCCTGGAAAATGATCTTTTGGACCAATCCCTACATGTCAAAATTTAGGCTGAAGTCGGCTAGGCATTGGCAGAACTGGTACGGAAGGGGAACCGTGCGCTAA
- a CDS encoding DegT/DnrJ/EryC1/StrS aminotransferase family protein: protein MIDIKHSVVSEEMAKAVFETLSSGRLAGTGTIIEEYERGLAEEFGSRFAVACSSGTTAVSLAILASGIPSGSTVAVPSIVPTMTPLAVIGAGCIPHFVDIGSPETVGVSFDQIKALALAGKIQAVVAVAMWGYPSSEAELAELCEDLGIVLIEDASHAHMATLGSRKLGTYGRVGAFSTHERKLLFTGEGGFCLTDDETVAVRLRALREFGRLGKNGTFAESSGYNFKLASPLAALGHVQVRSLEKRIADRQVVWGSLYELARQSKQVSPIELPSNSRPSTYGFLALAAERETAARLQNDLEAIGVLSDTKKYNHRPVYEIGIFKDHAKEDCKHSRDFCERAIALPAHEGVSAIILDKIGSVI, encoded by the coding sequence GTGATTGATATTAAGCACTCTGTTGTCAGTGAAGAGATGGCCAAGGCTGTTTTTGAAACGCTATCAAGTGGCCGACTTGCGGGAACGGGAACAATTATTGAGGAATATGAGCGCGGCTTGGCGGAGGAGTTCGGCTCACGTTTCGCGGTCGCTTGCTCTAGCGGGACGACCGCAGTATCTTTGGCGATCCTGGCCAGCGGAATTCCCTCGGGTTCTACCGTTGCGGTGCCCTCGATAGTTCCGACCATGACGCCATTGGCCGTCATCGGCGCGGGCTGCATACCACATTTCGTAGACATCGGCAGTCCGGAAACTGTGGGTGTCAGCTTCGATCAAATAAAAGCCCTTGCCCTCGCGGGCAAAATTCAGGCCGTCGTGGCGGTTGCGATGTGGGGGTATCCGTCTTCGGAAGCTGAGCTGGCGGAGTTGTGTGAAGATCTGGGCATCGTCCTTATCGAGGACGCGTCGCATGCTCACATGGCGACACTTGGGAGCAGGAAACTCGGCACGTATGGTCGTGTCGGAGCCTTCAGTACGCATGAGAGAAAGCTCCTTTTCACGGGCGAAGGTGGCTTCTGTCTGACTGATGATGAGACAGTTGCGGTACGATTGAGGGCCTTGCGAGAGTTCGGTCGGCTGGGGAAGAACGGAACATTCGCTGAATCAAGCGGCTATAACTTCAAACTAGCTTCTCCCTTGGCTGCGTTAGGGCACGTCCAGGTGCGAAGCTTGGAAAAAAGAATTGCCGATCGTCAAGTTGTATGGGGGAGCCTGTACGAACTCGCCCGACAATCGAAACAAGTCTCGCCAATCGAACTTCCGTCCAACAGCAGACCTTCGACGTACGGATTTCTTGCGCTTGCGGCGGAGCGAGAGACTGCCGCCCGGCTGCAAAATGACCTTGAGGCAATTGGCGTGTTATCGGATACGAAGAAATACAATCACCGGCCCGTTTATGAGATTGGAATCTTCAAGGATCATGCAAAAGAGGACTGCAAACATTCGAGAGACTTTTGTGAAAGGGCAATCGCCTTACCGGCACATGAGGGCGTGTCTGCCATCATACTGGACAAAATTGGCTCGGTGATCTGA
- a CDS encoding AAA family ATPase codes for MMLIGIEGTALAGKTTLAIQLAAKLSHDVVIVPEFMYFLFPGGRLPPLNPQTTAEQLKAIRFFANINAQRISLATCQAATDTILLIDRTVETLVAHMYGSARWESAFIDECWEAATSFAGEINLDATIHLDAEPATVQARALIDANRPSFFESSDFVERFNEYFRSLRKASWPCKSIGAQAPISTIVEECVQFIEGFREPRFVSECRH; via the coding sequence ATGATGTTGATCGGCATCGAGGGTACGGCTCTCGCAGGGAAGACAACGTTGGCAATCCAACTGGCCGCTAAGCTTTCGCATGACGTGGTGATTGTGCCGGAATTCATGTATTTCCTTTTTCCCGGTGGACGGCTTCCCCCTCTGAATCCCCAGACTACGGCTGAGCAACTAAAAGCCATTCGCTTCTTTGCTAATATCAACGCTCAACGAATTTCATTGGCGACTTGCCAGGCGGCGACGGACACCATCTTGCTGATCGACCGAACAGTCGAAACTCTTGTCGCCCACATGTATGGGAGCGCTCGATGGGAGTCCGCATTCATTGACGAATGTTGGGAAGCGGCCACTTCCTTCGCCGGAGAAATCAATCTTGACGCCACCATCCACCTTGATGCGGAACCGGCGACAGTCCAGGCAAGAGCACTGATCGACGCTAACAGACCGAGCTTCTTTGAAAGCTCCGATTTTGTTGAGCGTTTTAATGAGTATTTTCGTTCTTTGCGCAAAGCGTCGTGGCCCTGCAAATCGATAGGGGCCCAGGCACCAATTTCAACCATCGTCGAAGAATGCGTTCAATTCATCGAGGGCTTCCGGGAGCCTCGTTTTGTTTCAGAATGCCGCCACTAG